The Streptomyces sp. NBC_01268 genome window below encodes:
- a CDS encoding response regulator transcription factor yields MNSVPPLRVFLLDDHEVVRRGVRDLLEAEPDIEVVGEAATAREVLARVPAVRPDVAVLDVRLGSATGGDHEGVEVCRELRAAMPELACLMLTSFDDDEALFDAIMAGAAGYVLKQIGGSDLVHAVRTVATGKSLLDPRMTSRVMARIRGTEPEPEPRTASTAELDRLSPREREILDLIGLGLTNRQIAERLFLAEKTVKNRVSAILGKLGVGRRIQAAMLAERLRDQ; encoded by the coding sequence GTGAATTCCGTCCCGCCCCTCCGGGTCTTCCTGCTCGACGACCACGAGGTCGTCCGTCGCGGAGTCCGGGACCTGCTGGAGGCCGAGCCGGACATCGAGGTGGTCGGCGAGGCCGCGACCGCCCGGGAGGTGCTCGCCCGGGTGCCCGCCGTACGGCCGGACGTCGCCGTGCTCGACGTACGGCTCGGCAGCGCGACCGGCGGCGACCACGAGGGGGTCGAGGTCTGCCGGGAACTGCGCGCGGCCATGCCGGAGCTGGCCTGCCTGATGCTGACCTCCTTCGACGACGACGAGGCCCTGTTCGACGCGATCATGGCGGGGGCGGCCGGCTACGTCCTCAAGCAGATCGGCGGCTCCGACCTGGTCCACGCGGTCCGTACGGTGGCCACCGGCAAGTCGCTGCTCGACCCGCGCATGACGAGCCGCGTGATGGCCCGGATCCGGGGCACCGAGCCCGAGCCGGAACCCCGCACCGCCTCGACGGCCGAGCTCGACCGGCTCTCGCCCCGCGAGCGGGAGATCCTGGACCTCATCGGCCTGGGACTGACGAACCGGCAGATCGCCGAGCGCCTGTTCCTCGCCGAGAAGACGGTGAAGAACCGGGTCTCCGCCATCCTCGGCAAGCTGGGCGTCGGCCGCCGCATCCAGGCGGCCATGCTCGCCGAGCGGCTGCGCGACCAGTAG
- a CDS encoding pyridoxamine 5'-phosphate oxidase family protein: MKDDAALAPVPVPHRPAAPPACAGARRTLRLDTEEALRLLASVPLGRIVFTQRALPTVRPVNHLVDGGDILVRTHDDTALALLARVGGTDGVVVAYEADLIDVEARLGWSVVVTGFCRLVTDPEEAARYRAAIRPWTDRPSDRVVRIRPDLVTGVRQVAAD, encoded by the coding sequence GTGAAAGACGACGCCGCTCTCGCCCCCGTTCCGGTCCCGCACCGTCCCGCCGCTCCCCCGGCCTGCGCCGGTGCGCGGCGCACCCTCCGCCTGGACACCGAGGAGGCGCTGCGTCTGCTGGCCTCCGTGCCCCTGGGCCGGATCGTGTTCACCCAGCGGGCGCTGCCCACGGTCCGCCCCGTCAACCACCTCGTGGACGGTGGCGACATCCTCGTCCGCACGCACGACGACACCGCCCTCGCGCTGCTCGCCCGGGTCGGCGGCACCGACGGCGTCGTCGTCGCGTACGAGGCCGACCTGATCGACGTGGAGGCGCGCCTCGGCTGGAGCGTCGTCGTCACCGGCTTCTGCCGACTGGTGACCGACCCCGAGGAGGCGGCCCGCTACCGGGCGGCGATCCGGCCGTGGACGGACCGCCCGTCGGACCGGGTGGTCCGCATCCGCCCCGACCTCGTCACGGGGGTCCGGCAGGTCGCGGCGGACTGA